A stretch of the Bacillus sp. FJAT-18017 genome encodes the following:
- a CDS encoding serine hydrolase domain-containing protein, with protein sequence MERRILDFLQDEINQEHIPGAVIHISYQGEMILQKAIGSRVVYPEKQPMQLNTVFDLASLTKVVATLPMILKLIEEGVWRLDDKVAHFLPDFGKHGKADISIKNLLTHTSGLAAHYEYFRENLTTEQILERIYDEKLVAGVGEKVIYSDLGFITLYRLIETVTGERFEAYVKRELFDKLDMVETGFLPSFEKSRYAATEYSEKLNGYKQGIVHDDNTESMGGISGHAGLFSTIHDLANYASMVENDGAFKGNRILSKSSMQIARMNFSPFSDEFRGLGWVLKSPLQSSCGDLFSASSYGHTGFTGTSIWFDPENKLHVILLTNRVHFGRKDPILRLRPRLHNIIRSHFN encoded by the coding sequence ATGGAAAGGCGAATCCTCGACTTTCTTCAAGATGAAATCAACCAGGAACATATCCCTGGGGCTGTAATCCATATTTCCTATCAAGGTGAAATGATCCTTCAAAAAGCGATTGGCTCCCGGGTAGTTTATCCTGAGAAACAGCCAATGCAGCTGAATACGGTTTTTGATTTGGCTTCGTTAACTAAAGTGGTTGCGACATTACCGATGATTCTGAAGCTTATTGAAGAAGGGGTATGGCGGCTCGATGATAAAGTTGCCCATTTCCTGCCTGATTTCGGAAAGCATGGAAAAGCGGATATTTCGATAAAAAACTTATTGACCCACACGTCAGGCCTTGCCGCCCATTATGAATATTTCCGCGAAAATTTGACCACTGAGCAAATTTTGGAACGCATTTATGATGAGAAGCTGGTGGCGGGCGTTGGCGAAAAGGTGATTTATAGCGACCTCGGGTTTATTACACTGTATAGATTAATTGAAACCGTAACTGGTGAACGGTTTGAAGCTTATGTGAAACGAGAATTGTTCGACAAGCTCGATATGGTTGAAACAGGGTTTCTACCGAGCTTCGAAAAGTCTCGTTACGCTGCAACAGAATACAGCGAAAAATTAAACGGATATAAGCAGGGAATTGTTCATGATGACAATACCGAAAGTATGGGCGGTATAAGCGGCCATGCAGGTTTATTCTCGACCATCCACGATCTTGCAAATTATGCTAGTATGGTTGAAAATGATGGCGCTTTCAAGGGGAATCGAATTTTATCAAAATCATCAATGCAAATTGCCAGGATGAATTTCTCGCCGTTCAGCGATGAATTCAGAGGCCTGGGCTGGGTCCTAAAAAGTCCCCTCCAATCAAGCTGCGGCGACCTTTTCTCTGCTTCCTCCTATGGCCATACCGGCTTTACGGGAACGAGTATATGGTTTGACCCGGAGAATAAGCTGCATGTCATCTTGCTGACAAATCGGGTCCACTTTGGCAGGAAGGATCCAATCCTTCGGCTGAGGCCAAGGCTGCATAATATCATTCGCTCACATTTCAATTGA
- a CDS encoding PIG-L deacetylase family protein translates to MEKKIHLMLVGAHCGDVELQAGAIAHKYAKAGHRVTLLHLTAGEKGTPAGVTVEEYRQQKINEAEKAAAVLGAESITLDYKDAELKDDDATISHVATLFRKLKPNVVITHWENSIHPDHAICPKIVQAAWLRAALPGFVLEGLPPHSLTRMFHSENWEDMEGYTPEIYVDVSDEFDTYLEALSQYWFVMNSKDFRYYDYYKALGTMRGCLNRTAYAQTLKYPVGANIRRGPSIPGFDI, encoded by the coding sequence GTGGAAAAGAAAATTCACCTCATGCTTGTAGGGGCTCATTGCGGCGATGTAGAACTTCAAGCTGGCGCGATTGCCCATAAATATGCAAAAGCTGGCCATAGAGTCACATTATTGCATTTAACTGCAGGTGAGAAAGGGACACCGGCGGGAGTGACTGTGGAGGAATATCGCCAGCAAAAAATAAATGAGGCCGAAAAGGCTGCCGCTGTATTAGGCGCCGAGAGCATTACCCTTGATTATAAAGATGCTGAATTAAAGGATGACGATGCAACCATATCCCATGTAGCCACCTTGTTCAGAAAATTAAAGCCGAATGTCGTCATCACCCATTGGGAGAATAGTATACATCCCGACCATGCCATTTGTCCAAAAATTGTTCAAGCCGCCTGGTTAAGAGCTGCTCTTCCGGGTTTTGTGTTGGAGGGGCTTCCGCCGCACTCCTTAACCCGGATGTTCCATAGTGAGAATTGGGAGGACATGGAAGGGTACACTCCGGAAATCTATGTGGATGTCAGCGATGAGTTTGATACATATCTTGAGGCGCTAAGCCAATATTGGTTCGTCATGAACTCAAAGGATTTTCGCTATTACGATTACTATAAGGCACTCGGAACGATGAGAGGATGCCTGAACCGGACTGCCTATGCTCAAACATTAAAATATCCTGTCGGGGCGAATATCAGGAGAGGGCCAAGCATTCCAGGTTTTGATATTTAA
- the nagZ gene encoding beta-N-acetylhexosaminidase, whose translation MKSSELRKKVGQLLVVGFKGTTASEEIKELIREHHVGGIILFGRNIGTPQDILNLTNELQTEAREAGHKQPLLICIDQENGVVRRLGEGATIFPGAMLLGATGNPENAYQVGLATGKELKALGINWNLAPVLDVNNNPDNPVIGVRSYGESADKVGFFGQNAMKGMQDAGVITTLKHFPGHGDTNVDSHLDLPVISHSLERLYEIELKPFIENIKQGADTIMSAHVYFPAIEDSPGVPATLSKKVITGLLREQLGFDGVITTDCMEMNAIANTIGTAAGGVSAIKAGVDLVMVSHLHNLQKDTIDSIVAAVDAGEIEEAAIDASVGRIQRLKDKYVRWDNMNLVTDAPVPSIVGCAEHEQLADEIYKQGISVVKNNNILPLDPAGSQKVLVVYSENNYTMQVEDKRYSSMHLGEAVKENDPGAHILQLSNPATAEEIDKAAELAKDFDVIIIGTLTAKPGDSQVGLVERLYGTGVPVVIVAMRSPYDLAYLPDVHAYICTYEFPYPALKIAAQAIYGKVQVTGKLPVTIQN comes from the coding sequence TTGAAAAGCAGTGAACTGCGCAAAAAAGTCGGACAGCTGTTGGTCGTTGGTTTTAAAGGAACAACCGCATCCGAAGAAATAAAAGAACTAATCAGGGAGCACCATGTCGGAGGCATCATTCTCTTTGGGCGAAACATTGGGACTCCTCAAGACATTTTAAATCTGACGAACGAGCTTCAAACAGAAGCAAGAGAGGCGGGGCACAAACAGCCGCTTTTGATTTGCATCGACCAGGAAAATGGGGTTGTCCGCCGGCTTGGCGAAGGGGCAACTATCTTCCCCGGTGCCATGCTGTTAGGAGCCACCGGGAACCCGGAAAACGCTTATCAGGTTGGTCTTGCTACCGGAAAAGAACTCAAGGCTCTCGGGATCAACTGGAATCTGGCTCCTGTGCTTGATGTTAACAATAATCCCGACAATCCTGTTATCGGAGTGCGTTCCTATGGCGAATCGGCCGACAAGGTTGGCTTCTTCGGCCAAAACGCTATGAAAGGCATGCAGGATGCCGGTGTCATTACTACATTGAAGCATTTCCCGGGACATGGAGATACGAATGTTGATTCACACCTGGACCTTCCGGTTATCTCCCATAGCTTGGAAAGGCTTTATGAAATTGAATTAAAGCCATTTATCGAAAATATAAAACAAGGTGCCGATACGATCATGTCCGCACATGTGTATTTTCCAGCAATCGAGGATTCACCTGGTGTTCCAGCGACTTTATCCAAAAAAGTCATTACCGGACTTCTCCGCGAGCAGCTCGGGTTTGATGGTGTCATTACGACCGATTGCATGGAAATGAACGCTATTGCCAATACGATCGGTACCGCTGCCGGTGGTGTGTCCGCCATTAAAGCAGGGGTGGATCTCGTAATGGTTTCCCATCTCCATAACCTCCAGAAAGACACCATTGATTCAATTGTTGCGGCAGTTGACGCTGGTGAGATCGAAGAGGCAGCCATTGATGCCTCGGTAGGGCGGATTCAAAGATTAAAAGATAAATATGTTCGCTGGGATAATATGAATCTTGTAACCGATGCGCCAGTTCCTTCCATCGTTGGCTGCGCGGAGCATGAGCAGTTGGCGGACGAGATTTATAAGCAGGGCATCTCTGTTGTGAAAAATAATAATATTTTGCCGCTCGATCCAGCGGGCAGCCAAAAAGTACTTGTAGTTTATTCGGAAAATAACTATACGATGCAAGTGGAAGATAAGCGTTATTCGTCCATGCACCTTGGCGAGGCTGTTAAGGAAAATGATCCTGGCGCACATATATTGCAGTTATCCAATCCGGCAACAGCTGAAGAAATCGATAAAGCCGCTGAGCTGGCAAAGGATTTTGATGTGATTATCATTGGCACATTAACCGCCAAGCCAGGCGATTCACAAGTTGGGCTTGTGGAAAGGCTGTACGGTACAGGCGTGCCGGTAGTGATTGTCGCAATGAGGAGCCCGTATGATTTAGCCTATTTGCCTGATGTCCATGCTTATATTTGCACATATGAATTTCCGTATCCTGCGCTTAAAATAGCCGCCCAGGCGATTTACGGAAAGGTACAGGTAACTGGCAAACTGCCGGTGACCATACAAAACTAA